The following proteins are encoded in a genomic region of Synechococcus sp. ROS8604:
- a CDS encoding M15 family metallopeptidase has protein sequence MNPLGRAVATRRSTRDDIPVARRSKPAPRQRRSGFEVFLACLLVGGGSLAAVWLGPGLLASRSFWFSSAPVPVVEGIEAPPDADGRLLGHFPYDEAISSQLVPVEAGIELHQDAALALDSMRRAAASDGIDLRLISGYRSHRLQQGIFFDVKSERNQTAEERAKVSAPPGYSEHSTGYAIDLGDGSRPDTNLSVSFETTPAFRWLQDYAASYHFTLSFPEVNPQGVSYEPWHWRFEGSAEALRQFEPARQMALGR, from the coding sequence ATGAATCCTCTGGGAAGAGCCGTCGCCACTCGTCGCAGCACACGGGATGACATTCCTGTTGCCCGTCGCTCGAAACCTGCTCCTCGTCAGCGACGGAGCGGTTTTGAAGTGTTTTTGGCCTGTCTCCTCGTGGGGGGAGGAAGTTTGGCGGCTGTTTGGTTAGGGCCAGGTTTGTTGGCGAGTCGTTCTTTTTGGTTTTCTTCGGCTCCAGTTCCGGTGGTGGAAGGGATTGAAGCGCCGCCAGATGCCGATGGTCGACTGCTTGGTCATTTTCCTTATGACGAGGCGATTTCCAGCCAACTCGTGCCCGTTGAGGCTGGAATTGAGTTGCACCAGGATGCAGCCTTGGCCCTGGATTCGATGCGCCGTGCCGCAGCTTCCGATGGAATCGATCTAAGGCTGATCAGTGGTTATCGATCCCATAGGTTGCAGCAAGGGATTTTCTTTGATGTGAAATCAGAAAGAAATCAAACCGCCGAAGAGCGGGCCAAGGTTTCGGCACCGCCGGGTTATTCCGAGCACAGCACTGGTTATGCGATTGATCTTGGCGATGGCAGCCGTCCAGATACCAATCTTTCCGTCTCTTTTGAGACGACTCCGGCATTTCGTTGGTTGCAGGATTACGCCGCTAGTTATCACTTTACGCTGTCCTTCCCTGAAGTGAATCCTCAGGGTGTGAGCTATGAGCCTTGGCACTGGCGTTTTGAGGGGTCGGCGGAGGCTTTGCGCCAATTTGAACCCGCACGTCAGATGGCTCTCGGGCGTTGA
- a CDS encoding NADPH-dependent assimilatory sulfite reductase hemoprotein subunit, translated as MFDGPSKPTESIDTALSKAEKRKLYSGHLREPLLTELGNDEIRFSEDAVQLLKFHGSYQQNHRELRKTDKIKCWQMMLRLRNPGGRVPAQLFSALDDLSNQYGNGTLRITTRQAFQMHGIPKADLKTVIGTIIENLGSTLAACGDINRNVMAPAAPFENNGYPAARKLADEIADLLSPKAAEGSYLDMWVDGDLSYRFKPAKPVKQARERQFAKGVFSGSKDEPIYGDTYLPRKFKVAVTVPGDNSVDLLTQDIGLVLFTNKNGTMRGCNVYVGGGLGRTHNQDDTFARIADPLGYVEAENIFDLLQSIMALQRDHGDREVRKHARMKYLLHNRGIEWFRETLIKDYFKRDIKKLINEAPAKLMDYLGWHRQKPGLWFVGLPFMCGRLEGDIKVGIRSIVQRYQLEIRLTPNQDLLLCNIGSSQKSSIKAELAELGFELPAEVAPLVRHALACPALPTCGLAVTESERILPDVLERLDSQLNNLEIKKSILVRMTGCPNGCARPYMAELGLVGSGVNQYQLWLGGSANLQRLARPFLQKMPLEDLEATIEPLLLSWKDAGGRRGFGEHITKLGDATVQEMLKVPG; from the coding sequence ATGTTTGATGGCCCTTCAAAACCTACGGAATCGATTGACACAGCGCTGTCTAAGGCTGAAAAGAGAAAGCTCTACAGCGGACATCTTCGAGAACCGTTATTGACAGAGCTGGGCAATGACGAAATTCGCTTTAGTGAGGATGCGGTTCAGTTACTCAAGTTTCATGGGAGCTACCAACAAAACCATAGAGAATTAAGAAAAACCGATAAAATCAAATGCTGGCAGATGATGCTTCGCCTTAGGAATCCAGGCGGAAGAGTTCCAGCACAACTATTTTCGGCTCTCGACGATCTTTCCAATCAGTACGGAAACGGAACCCTACGCATCACAACACGCCAAGCTTTTCAAATGCATGGCATACCGAAAGCTGATCTTAAAACAGTTATAGGCACGATCATTGAAAACCTTGGATCAACATTAGCTGCCTGTGGTGATATCAATCGAAACGTGATGGCACCAGCTGCACCATTTGAAAACAATGGATATCCGGCCGCCAGAAAACTGGCCGACGAGATTGCTGATCTACTGAGCCCTAAAGCAGCAGAAGGTTCTTACTTAGACATGTGGGTTGATGGAGACCTTAGTTATCGATTCAAGCCTGCAAAGCCTGTTAAGCAAGCCCGCGAACGTCAGTTCGCCAAAGGGGTGTTTTCCGGCAGCAAAGATGAACCCATTTATGGCGATACCTATCTCCCCAGAAAATTTAAAGTCGCCGTAACCGTTCCTGGAGACAACTCTGTTGACCTCCTAACCCAAGACATTGGACTCGTTCTGTTCACCAATAAGAATGGAACCATGCGTGGATGCAACGTTTACGTTGGCGGAGGCCTTGGAAGAACACACAACCAAGACGACACATTCGCAAGAATTGCTGATCCCTTGGGCTATGTAGAAGCTGAAAACATTTTCGACCTCCTTCAATCCATCATGGCGCTGCAACGAGACCATGGGGATCGTGAGGTTAGAAAGCACGCACGCATGAAATATCTTTTGCACAATCGTGGGATTGAGTGGTTCCGCGAAACCTTAATCAAGGATTATTTCAAAAGAGATATCAAAAAACTGATCAACGAGGCACCTGCAAAGTTGATGGATTACTTGGGGTGGCACCGACAAAAACCGGGGTTGTGGTTTGTAGGTCTCCCCTTCATGTGTGGTCGCCTTGAAGGAGATATCAAAGTAGGGATTCGCTCGATTGTTCAAAGATATCAACTTGAAATCCGACTAACCCCTAATCAAGATCTACTCCTTTGCAATATTGGATCCAGTCAAAAATCATCCATCAAAGCCGAATTGGCTGAATTGGGGTTTGAACTCCCAGCAGAAGTTGCTCCCCTGGTCCGCCATGCCCTCGCCTGTCCGGCCCTACCGACCTGCGGACTGGCCGTGACGGAATCAGAACGAATTCTGCCCGATGTTCTTGAAAGACTTGACTCCCAGCTCAACAATTTAGAGATCAAAAAATCCATTCTTGTCCGCATGACCGGATGTCCGAATGGTTGCGCTCGTCCTTACATGGCCGAGCTTGGCCTTGTTGGCAGCGGCGTGAATCAGTATCAGCTCTGGCTTGGTGGCAGCGCCAATTTGCAGCGACTGGCGCGTCCGTTTCTACAGAAGATGCCCCTGGAAGACCTTGAAGCAACCATCGAACCCTTGCTTCTCAGTTGGAAAGATGCTGGCGGGCGGCGTGGCTTTGGCGAACACATCACCAAACTTGGTGACGCCACTGTTCAAGAGATGCTCAAGGTTCCAGGCTGA
- the chlP gene encoding geranylgeranyl reductase — translation MLRVAVVGGGPSGSCAAEVLARAGIKTWLFERKLDNAKPCGGAIPLCMVEEFDLPDSIIDRKVRNMKMISPSNREVDIKLDPLGYDDNAYIGMCRREVFDSFLRNRAADLGTTLINGLVQKIDTGDNRQGPYTLHYADYSSGGPTGEIKSLDVDLIIGADGANSRVAKAMDAGNYKVAIAFQERIKLPAEEMAYYEDLAEMYVGTDVSPDFYAWVFPKYDHVAVGTGTMQQNQSLIKGLQKGIRERARKRLFKGEVIKVEAHPIPEHPRPRRVVGRMALVGDAAGYVTKSSGEGIYFAAKSGRMCAEAIVEISKNGTQMPTEKEIKNTYLKRWDRKYGATYIVLDILQRIFYRTDAAREAFVEMCDDQDVQKLTFDSYLYKKVVMMNPWQQVKLTARTLGSLLRGQALAPSTYDSVPSAVGRSDGDFLADEAAQAIKAQTSGHAPKQGEAGIEEERSKVTAG, via the coding sequence ATGCTGAGAGTTGCCGTTGTCGGTGGTGGACCGAGCGGATCCTGTGCCGCAGAAGTGCTTGCACGGGCCGGCATCAAGACCTGGTTGTTCGAGAGAAAACTCGATAACGCCAAGCCTTGCGGGGGAGCAATTCCGCTTTGCATGGTTGAGGAATTCGATCTTCCGGATTCGATCATCGACCGCAAAGTTCGAAACATGAAGATGATTTCACCCTCCAATCGGGAGGTTGATATCAAGTTGGATCCCCTCGGATACGACGACAATGCCTATATCGGCATGTGTCGACGCGAGGTGTTCGACTCCTTCCTTCGCAACCGAGCTGCCGACCTAGGCACCACCCTTATTAATGGGTTGGTGCAAAAGATCGACACTGGAGACAATCGCCAAGGTCCTTACACCCTCCATTACGCCGATTACAGCTCAGGCGGTCCTACCGGCGAAATAAAAAGCCTGGACGTGGATCTGATCATTGGCGCCGATGGAGCCAACTCCCGTGTCGCCAAAGCGATGGACGCTGGTAATTACAAGGTGGCGATCGCGTTTCAGGAACGCATCAAGCTGCCGGCAGAAGAGATGGCTTACTACGAGGATCTCGCCGAGATGTACGTAGGAACAGATGTCTCACCCGACTTCTACGCCTGGGTGTTCCCTAAGTACGACCATGTGGCCGTGGGGACAGGGACCATGCAACAAAATCAATCCTTGATTAAGGGGCTTCAAAAAGGCATTCGCGAACGGGCCCGTAAGCGTCTGTTCAAGGGCGAAGTGATCAAAGTTGAAGCGCACCCCATTCCCGAACATCCCCGCCCTCGCAGAGTCGTGGGCCGTATGGCCCTTGTGGGAGATGCCGCTGGTTACGTGACCAAGAGCTCAGGAGAAGGGATCTATTTCGCCGCCAAGAGCGGCCGCATGTGCGCGGAAGCGATTGTTGAAATCTCCAAAAACGGCACGCAAATGCCCACTGAAAAGGAGATCAAAAACACCTACCTCAAGCGATGGGATCGCAAATATGGAGCCACGTACATCGTGCTCGATATTCTTCAACGCATCTTCTATCGCACTGATGCAGCTCGAGAAGCATTCGTTGAAATGTGCGATGACCAAGACGTCCAGAAGCTGACCTTTGACAGCTATCTGTACAAAAAGGTCGTGATGATGAATCCCTGGCAACAGGTGAAACTCACCGCTCGCACCCTTGGCAGTCTTCTCCGCGGTCAAGCTTTAGCCCCCTCCACCTACGACTCCGTTCCTTCAGCCGTTGGCAGGTCCGATGGTGACTTCTTAGCCGATGAAGCTGCCCAAGCGATCAAGGCCCAGACCTCAGGGCATGCTCCCAAACAAGGGGAGGCGGGGATCGAGGAAGAGCGTTCCAAGGTCACCGCAGGCTGA
- the glyS gene encoding glycine--tRNA ligase subunit beta: protein MSSTFLLEIGTEELPAEFVHSALKQLQQMVVSDLKDLRLSHGRVRVSGTPRRLAVQVEALMDRQPDLEEERKGPPVKQALVDGQPGPAALGFAKRCGVDPAELQARDTPKGPCLFARVCTPGDATTTLLKERIPAWINGLQGRRFMRWGDGDQRFSRPVRWLVSLVGSELIPVTLSAAQPPVQSGRLSRSHRLRDSTLEIAHADDYVDALAKAGVMVDRSQREQLIRSALDQEASACSASVDCPEDLFEELVDLVEAPRVLSGEIADCYLDLPPEVIVTVMQSHQRYVPLKRENAHDDPLALQARDVLLSKFLLVGNGLDRADGTIVRGNERVLGARLADAEFFLNVDRKSPSETRRDGLDRVTFAKGLGSLRDRCDRIAWMTERLIESLSIPADIAMHAKRAAHFCKHDLVSQMVGEFPELQGLMGGKYLLEEGEDRQVALAVAEHYQPRGAGDALPSSDAGALLALSERLELLLSIYAKGDRPSGSSDPYALRRAGNGIVQILWDRGWRLSLQSLLSDAANYWEERFPSFAVQPEALVADLSLLLRQRMVSQFEEDGFPADLVQAVAGESVGDERLLSDPVDARERLVLLHQLRGDQRLQAVQAVVQRAAKLAEKGDLGSDQLSPTGVVNADLFESESEASLLQSLDDLSPLAQSRNYIQLAEGLQGAAKALEAFFDGPQSVMVMADNPDVRRNRLNLLSVLKNQASVLAQFDCIQS from the coding sequence GTGTCCTCAACATTCCTCCTTGAAATCGGTACCGAGGAACTGCCAGCAGAGTTTGTGCACTCGGCACTGAAGCAGCTTCAGCAGATGGTGGTGTCCGATTTGAAGGACCTTCGCTTAAGTCATGGCCGAGTCAGGGTTTCTGGGACGCCTAGACGCCTTGCTGTGCAGGTGGAGGCGTTGATGGATCGTCAGCCCGATTTAGAGGAAGAACGCAAGGGCCCACCCGTGAAACAGGCCCTGGTGGATGGTCAACCCGGCCCTGCGGCTCTGGGTTTTGCCAAACGTTGTGGGGTGGACCCGGCTGAACTTCAAGCGCGTGACACCCCCAAGGGTCCTTGTTTGTTTGCCCGTGTTTGTACCCCCGGTGATGCCACCACAACCCTGCTGAAGGAGCGCATTCCTGCCTGGATCAATGGTTTGCAAGGCAGGCGATTCATGCGCTGGGGTGATGGCGATCAGCGCTTCAGCCGTCCCGTGCGTTGGTTGGTGTCGCTGGTCGGGTCTGAGTTGATTCCGGTCACTCTTTCGGCGGCACAACCCCCGGTTCAAAGCGGGCGGTTGAGTCGATCCCATCGTCTCCGCGACAGCACCTTGGAGATTGCCCATGCGGATGATTACGTCGATGCCCTAGCGAAGGCCGGTGTGATGGTGGATCGCTCTCAACGGGAGCAGTTGATTCGCTCAGCGTTGGACCAGGAGGCAAGCGCCTGTTCTGCCTCTGTTGATTGTCCTGAGGATTTATTTGAGGAGTTGGTTGATCTTGTTGAGGCCCCCAGGGTGCTGAGTGGGGAGATTGCCGACTGTTATCTCGATTTGCCACCAGAAGTGATTGTCACGGTGATGCAATCCCATCAGCGCTATGTCCCTTTGAAACGAGAGAACGCTCATGACGATCCCCTGGCTCTTCAGGCTCGGGACGTTCTGTTGTCCAAGTTTTTGCTGGTGGGCAATGGCCTTGATCGTGCAGATGGAACCATCGTTCGGGGGAATGAGCGGGTGTTGGGTGCCCGCTTGGCTGATGCTGAGTTTTTCCTGAATGTGGATCGGAAAAGTCCGAGTGAGACGCGCCGCGATGGCCTGGATCGCGTCACCTTTGCCAAGGGGCTCGGCAGCTTGCGAGATCGATGTGACCGGATCGCCTGGATGACGGAGCGTTTGATCGAATCGCTCTCCATTCCTGCGGACATCGCCATGCATGCCAAGAGAGCAGCTCATTTTTGCAAGCATGATTTGGTGAGCCAGATGGTGGGCGAGTTCCCTGAGCTGCAGGGATTGATGGGCGGAAAATACCTGTTGGAAGAGGGGGAAGATCGCCAGGTTGCTCTTGCTGTCGCTGAGCACTACCAGCCCCGCGGGGCTGGAGATGCCCTTCCCTCCAGCGATGCTGGAGCGCTCTTGGCCCTATCTGAGCGCTTGGAATTGCTCTTGAGCATCTACGCCAAGGGCGACCGTCCCAGTGGTTCATCGGATCCTTATGCCTTGCGTCGGGCTGGGAATGGCATTGTTCAGATTCTTTGGGACAGGGGATGGCGTCTCTCGTTGCAGAGCCTGCTTTCGGATGCAGCCAATTATTGGGAGGAACGCTTCCCCTCCTTTGCGGTGCAACCGGAGGCTTTAGTGGCAGATCTTTCGCTGTTATTACGACAGCGAATGGTGTCTCAGTTTGAGGAGGATGGCTTCCCTGCCGATTTGGTTCAAGCCGTGGCAGGGGAGTCCGTCGGCGACGAGCGTCTGCTCAGTGATCCAGTCGATGCTCGAGAACGTCTGGTCCTGCTGCATCAGCTTCGTGGTGATCAACGCCTGCAGGCCGTGCAAGCGGTTGTGCAACGTGCAGCCAAACTCGCCGAGAAGGGTGATCTCGGAAGCGATCAGCTCAGTCCTACGGGGGTTGTTAATGCTGATTTGTTCGAATCAGAGAGCGAAGCTTCCCTGCTGCAATCGCTGGACGACCTGTCGCCTCTCGCACAATCACGCAATTACATCCAGCTTGCAGAAGGTTTGCAGGGTGCCGCCAAGGCACTTGAGGCCTTTTTTGATGGACCACAAAGCGTGATGGTGATGGCGGACAATCCCGATGTCCGCCGTAATCGCCTCAACCTTCTAAGTGTTTTGAAAAATCAGGCATCAGTCCTGGCGCAATTTGATTGCATCCAGTCCTGA